Proteins from a genomic interval of Mycobacterium conspicuum:
- a CDS encoding acetaldehyde dehydrogenase (acetylating): protein MPSKASVAIVGSGNISTDLLYKLLRSDWLEPRWMVGIDPDSEGLARARKLGLETTHEGVDWLLAQPEKPDLVFEATSAYVHRDAAPKYEAAGIRAVDLTPAAVGPAVIPPANLRQHLDAPNVNMITCGGQATIPIVYAVSRVVQVPYAEIVASVASVSAGPGTRANIDEFTKTTSRGVETIGGAKRGKAIIILNPADPPMIMRDTIFCAIPDDADHDAIAKSIHDVVAEVQTYVPGYRLLNEPQFDEPSVVNGGNHVVTTFVEVEGAGDYLPPYAGNLDIMTAAATKVGEEIAKETLAVTGGAR, encoded by the coding sequence ATGCCGTCGAAGGCAAGCGTCGCCATTGTCGGGTCGGGCAACATCAGCACCGACCTCCTCTACAAGCTGCTGCGATCGGACTGGCTGGAGCCGCGCTGGATGGTCGGCATCGACCCGGACAGCGAGGGCCTGGCGCGGGCCCGCAAGCTGGGGCTGGAGACCACCCACGAAGGCGTCGACTGGCTGCTGGCGCAGCCGGAAAAGCCGGACCTGGTGTTCGAGGCGACCAGCGCCTACGTGCACCGCGACGCGGCGCCGAAATACGAGGCCGCCGGGATCAGGGCCGTCGACTTGACCCCGGCCGCGGTCGGCCCGGCGGTGATCCCTCCGGCAAACCTGCGCCAGCACCTGGACGCGCCGAACGTCAACATGATCACCTGCGGCGGCCAGGCCACCATCCCGATCGTGTACGCGGTCAGCCGCGTCGTGCAGGTGCCCTACGCGGAAATCGTCGCCTCCGTCGCTTCGGTTTCAGCGGGCCCCGGCACCCGGGCCAACATCGACGAATTCACCAAGACCACCAGTCGGGGCGTGGAGACCATCGGCGGCGCCAAGCGGGGCAAGGCGATCATCATCCTCAACCCCGCCGACCCGCCGATGATCATGCGCGACACCATCTTCTGCGCCATCCCCGACGACGCCGACCACGACGCGATCGCCAAGTCCATCCACGATGTGGTCGCCGAGGTGCAGACCTACGTGCCGGGCTACCGCCTGCTCAACGAGCCGCAGTTCGACGAGCCGTCGGTGGTCAACGGCGGCAACCACGTGGTGACGACATTCGTCGAGGTCGAGGGGGCCGGCGACTACCTGCCGCCCTACGCCGGCAATCTCGACATCATGACGGCGGCGGCCACCAAGGTTGGCGAGGAGATCGCCAAAGAAACACTGGCGGTCACAGGAGGTGCACGATGA
- a CDS encoding MaoC family dehydratase, protein MSAPAIEVGTTLPELKIEGTPTFIISTAIATRDFQDVHHDRDLAQAKGSKDIFVNILTDTGLVQRFLTDWAGPTAVIKSIGLRLGVPWYAYDTITFSGEVTAVEDGLITVKVFGRNSLGDHVIANATLTIGDA, encoded by the coding sequence ATGAGCGCACCCGCCATCGAAGTGGGCACCACGCTGCCCGAACTCAAGATCGAAGGCACCCCCACCTTCATCATCTCGACAGCCATCGCCACCCGCGATTTCCAGGACGTGCACCACGATCGGGATCTGGCGCAGGCCAAGGGATCCAAGGACATCTTCGTCAACATCCTCACCGACACCGGATTGGTGCAGCGCTTCCTGACCGACTGGGCCGGGCCGACGGCAGTGATCAAATCGATCGGGCTGCGGCTAGGGGTGCCGTGGTACGCCTACGACACGATCACTTTCTCCGGTGAGGTGACCGCGGTCGAGGACGGGCTGATCACGGTAAAGGTGTTTGGCCGCAACAGCCTTGGAGACCACGTCATCGCGAACGCCACGCTCACGATCGGGGACGCTTAG
- the kstD gene encoding 3-oxosteroid 1-dehydrogenase: MTAQEYDVVVVGSGGAGMVAALTAAHRGLSTLVIEKAAHFGGSTARSGGGVWIPNNEVLQRDGVKDTAEAARTYLHGIIGDIGDPERIDTYLERGPEMLSFVLKNTPLRMCWVPRYSDYYPEAPGGRAEGRSIEPRPFNARKLGADEAGLEPPYGKVPLNVVVMQQDYVRLNLLRRHPRGLLRSAKVAARTMWAKVTGQNLVGMGRALIAPLRIGLQRAGVPVQLNTALTDLFVEDGVVRGVYVRDTSGAESAEPRLIRARRGVILASGGFEHNEQMRVKYQRAPITTEWTVGAKANTGDGIVAGEKLGAALDLMEDAWWGPTVPLVGAPWFALSERNSPGSIIVNMSGKRFMNESMPYVEACHHMYGGEHGQGPGPGENIPAWLVFDQQYRDRYIFAGLQAGQRIPRKWMDSGVIVVADTLEELAGKAGLPADELVATVERFNGFARSGVDSDFHRGESAYDKYYGDPTNKPNPNLGEISHPPYYAAKMVPGDLGTKGGIRTDVHARALRDDGSIIEGLYAAGNVSAPVMGHTYPGPGGTIGPAMTFGYLAALHIAGGR; this comes from the coding sequence ATGACAGCACAGGAGTACGACGTCGTCGTGGTCGGAAGCGGCGGCGCCGGCATGGTGGCTGCCCTGACCGCCGCGCATCGCGGCCTCTCGACCTTAGTCATCGAGAAGGCCGCGCACTTCGGTGGCTCGACCGCGCGCTCGGGCGGCGGCGTCTGGATTCCCAACAATGAGGTGTTGCAGCGCGACGGAGTGAAGGACACCGCGGAGGCCGCCCGCACCTACCTGCACGGCATCATCGGCGACATCGGAGACCCGGAGCGCATCGACACCTACCTCGAGCGTGGGCCCGAGATGCTGTCGTTCGTGCTCAAGAACACGCCGCTGAGGATGTGCTGGGTGCCGCGCTACTCCGACTACTACCCCGAAGCGCCAGGCGGTCGCGCCGAAGGCCGCTCCATCGAGCCTCGACCGTTCAACGCGCGCAAGCTCGGAGCCGACGAAGCCGGACTCGAGCCCCCCTACGGCAAGGTGCCGCTCAATGTGGTTGTGATGCAACAGGACTACGTGCGGCTGAACCTGCTCAGGCGGCACCCGCGGGGCTTGCTGCGCAGCGCGAAGGTCGCCGCCCGCACCATGTGGGCCAAGGTGACCGGGCAGAACCTCGTCGGTATGGGCCGTGCCTTGATCGCGCCGCTGCGGATCGGGCTGCAGCGCGCCGGGGTTCCGGTGCAGCTCAACACCGCTTTGACCGATCTTTTTGTCGAGGACGGCGTGGTCCGGGGGGTGTACGTCCGGGACACCTCCGGGGCGGAATCGGCCGAGCCGCGGCTGATCCGGGCCCGGCGCGGCGTGATCCTCGCTTCGGGCGGCTTCGAGCACAACGAGCAGATGCGGGTCAAATACCAGCGTGCCCCCATCACCACCGAGTGGACGGTCGGCGCCAAGGCCAATACCGGTGACGGCATCGTCGCCGGCGAAAAGCTCGGTGCCGCGCTGGATTTGATGGAAGACGCCTGGTGGGGTCCGACGGTGCCGCTGGTGGGTGCGCCATGGTTCGCGCTGTCGGAACGCAACTCACCCGGGTCGATCATCGTCAACATGTCCGGCAAACGGTTCATGAACGAATCGATGCCGTACGTCGAAGCGTGTCACCACATGTACGGCGGGGAACACGGCCAGGGACCCGGGCCGGGCGAGAACATCCCCGCGTGGCTGGTGTTCGACCAGCAATACCGCGACCGCTACATCTTTGCGGGACTGCAAGCCGGACAACGTATTCCGCGCAAGTGGATGGACTCGGGCGTGATCGTGGTGGCCGATACCCTGGAGGAGCTGGCCGGCAAGGCCGGCCTTCCGGCGGACGAGCTGGTCGCCACCGTCGAGCGCTTCAACGGCTTTGCGCGTTCCGGCGTCGACTCCGACTTCCACCGCGGGGAAAGCGCCTACGACAAGTACTACGGCGACCCGACCAACAAGCCCAATCCCAACCTGGGTGAGATCAGCCATCCGCCCTACTACGCCGCCAAGATGGTGCCCGGTGATCTGGGCACCAAGGGCGGCATCCGCACCGACGTCCACGCGCGCGCGCTGCGCGACGACGGCAGCATCATCGAAGGTCTTTACGCCGCAGGGAATGTCAGCGCCCCGGTGATGGGACACACCTATCCCGGTCCGGGCGGCACCATCGGGCCGGCGATGACGTTCGGTTACCTGGCCGCGCTGCACATAGCCGGAGGACGCTGA
- a CDS encoding lipid-transfer protein has protein sequence MPPGSLNGRAAIVGIGATDFSKDSGRSELRLAAEAVLDALDDAGLSPSDVDGLTTFTMDTNNEIAVARATGIGDLKFFSQIHYGGGAACGTIAHAAAAIATGLADVVVAYRAFNERSGMRFGQVQRRLVGSADVSADSTTADNSFSYPHGLSTPAAQVAMIAQRYMHWSGATSRDFGAVSVADRKHAAKNPKAYFYEKPITIEDHQNSRWIAEPLRLLDCCQETDGAVALVVTSVERARDLKQRPAVIEAAAQGASPDQYTMVSYYRPELGLPEMGVVGNQLWAQSGLSPADIQTAILYDHFTPFTLIQLEELGFCGKGEAKNFIANGAIEVGGRLPINTHGGQLGEAYIHGMNGIAEGVRQLRGTSVNPVPDVEHVLVTAGTGVPTSGLILG, from the coding sequence ATGCCACCGGGTTCGCTAAATGGCCGAGCCGCCATCGTCGGCATCGGTGCCACCGACTTTTCGAAGGATTCCGGCCGAAGCGAGTTGCGGCTGGCGGCCGAGGCCGTGCTCGACGCGCTCGACGACGCGGGCCTTTCGCCGTCGGACGTCGACGGCCTCACCACGTTCACGATGGACACCAACAACGAGATCGCCGTCGCCCGTGCCACCGGCATCGGGGACCTGAAGTTCTTCTCCCAGATCCACTACGGCGGCGGTGCCGCGTGCGGGACGATCGCGCACGCCGCGGCGGCCATCGCTACCGGACTGGCCGACGTTGTGGTGGCCTACCGTGCGTTCAACGAGCGGTCGGGGATGCGCTTCGGCCAGGTGCAGCGGCGTCTGGTGGGAAGCGCCGACGTGTCCGCCGATTCGACGACGGCCGACAACTCCTTCTCGTATCCGCACGGGCTGTCCACGCCCGCGGCGCAGGTCGCCATGATCGCGCAGCGGTACATGCACTGGTCCGGCGCCACCAGCCGCGACTTCGGTGCGGTCTCGGTGGCCGATCGCAAGCACGCCGCGAAGAACCCGAAGGCCTACTTCTACGAAAAGCCGATAACCATTGAGGACCACCAGAATTCGCGGTGGATCGCCGAGCCGCTGCGGTTGCTGGACTGCTGTCAGGAGACCGACGGCGCGGTGGCCCTGGTGGTGACGTCGGTGGAACGCGCGCGCGACCTCAAGCAGCGGCCGGCCGTGATCGAGGCGGCGGCGCAGGGCGCCAGCCCCGATCAGTACACGATGGTCAGTTATTACCGTCCGGAACTGGGCCTGCCCGAAATGGGCGTTGTCGGTAACCAGCTTTGGGCGCAGTCGGGTCTTTCGCCTGCTGACATCCAGACCGCCATCCTGTATGACCACTTCACCCCCTTTACGCTGATTCAGTTGGAGGAGTTGGGATTCTGCGGCAAGGGTGAGGCCAAGAACTTCATCGCCAACGGCGCGATCGAGGTGGGCGGACGACTTCCGATCAACACGCACGGTGGTCAACTCGGCGAGGCCTACATCCACGGCATGAACGGCATCGCCGAAGGTGTCCGGCAACTGCGCGGCACCTCGGTGAACCCGGTGCCCGACGTCGAGCACGTGCTCGTCACGGCGGGCACGGGCGTGCCGACGTCCGGGTTGATTCTCGGTTAG
- a CDS encoding sulfotransferase family protein, with amino-acid sequence MPDRTDVGTVEDLQASATKLCGLDDFGVDDDNYREALGVLLDSYRRDAALTPLGSKMNRFFLRGALVARLFSESAWKQYPQHADVGIERPIFVTGLPRTGTTILHRLLGADPAHQGLHLWLAEFPQPRPPRDTWDSNPWYSALNAQFDKAHAENPEYTGLHFMAAYELEECWQLLRQSLHSVSYETLSHLPTYSRWLSEQDWTPSYQRHRRNLQLIGLNDVEKRWVLKNPSHLFALDALMATYPDALVIQTHRPVETILASMCSLAQHTAEGWSTTFNGAQIGADAMETWSRGLRLFNTARAKYDPAQFCDVDYHDLIADPLGTVASVYRHFGMPLTDEARKAMEDSHAESQTGARAPKHQYSLADYGLTAEAVKDHFAGL; translated from the coding sequence ATGCCTGATCGTACTGACGTCGGCACCGTCGAGGACCTGCAAGCGTCGGCGACCAAGCTGTGCGGGCTCGACGACTTCGGCGTCGACGACGACAACTACCGCGAAGCTCTGGGCGTGTTGCTGGACTCCTACCGGCGTGACGCCGCCCTAACCCCATTGGGCAGCAAGATGAATCGGTTCTTCCTGCGCGGCGCGCTGGTGGCCAGGCTGTTCTCCGAGTCGGCGTGGAAGCAGTACCCGCAGCACGCCGACGTCGGCATCGAGCGGCCGATCTTCGTCACCGGGCTGCCGCGCACCGGGACCACGATCTTGCACCGCCTGCTGGGCGCGGACCCGGCCCACCAGGGCCTGCATCTGTGGCTGGCCGAGTTCCCCCAGCCGCGTCCGCCCCGCGACACCTGGGACTCCAACCCGTGGTACAGCGCGCTCAACGCCCAGTTCGACAAGGCGCACGCGGAGAACCCGGAGTACACCGGCCTGCATTTCATGGCCGCCTACGAGCTGGAGGAGTGCTGGCAGCTGCTGCGGCAGTCGCTGCATTCGGTTTCCTACGAAACACTGTCGCACCTACCCACCTATTCGCGCTGGCTGTCGGAGCAGGACTGGACGCCGTCCTACCAACGGCACCGCCGCAACCTCCAGCTGATCGGCCTGAACGACGTCGAAAAGCGTTGGGTGCTCAAGAATCCCAGCCATCTGTTTGCGTTGGATGCGTTGATGGCAACCTATCCCGATGCCCTGGTAATACAGACCCACCGGCCGGTGGAAACCATCCTGGCGTCGATGTGCTCGTTGGCGCAGCACACCGCCGAGGGCTGGTCGACGACATTCAACGGCGCCCAGATCGGTGCTGACGCAATGGAAACCTGGTCGCGCGGCCTGCGGCTGTTCAACACCGCGCGCGCCAAATACGACCCGGCCCAGTTCTGCGACGTCGACTACCACGATTTGATCGCCGACCCGCTCGGGACCGTCGCCAGCGTCTACCGGCACTTCGGTATGCCGCTGACCGACGAGGCACGAAAAGCTATGGAGGACAGCCACGCCGAGAGCCAGACCGGTGCTCGGGCGCCCAAGCACCAGTACTCGCTGGCCGACTACGGGCTCACTGCCGAGGCAGTCAAAGACCACTTCGCCGGGCTGTGA
- a CDS encoding TetR/AcrR family transcriptional regulator: protein MADVPQRRRDAAATKSRLLGAARELFLGHGYTAVGLREVAARAGVDVTLVRRYFGSKQQLFAAATDVSENTDEIRDAPDDAVAEQMIARVLGARRDVDAPLFALLRSSSEPTVVARLNSQLDAGITRNLARRITADHARIRADMITALLLGIGVQRVLLRKKPMASARDDDIRAVFLEAFEAITKLGQSSSGRSK from the coding sequence ATGGCCGATGTGCCGCAGCGCCGCCGCGACGCCGCTGCCACCAAATCCCGCCTGCTGGGGGCGGCCCGTGAGCTGTTTCTCGGCCATGGTTACACCGCGGTCGGGCTGCGCGAGGTGGCGGCGCGAGCAGGGGTAGACGTCACTTTGGTGCGCCGCTATTTCGGCTCCAAGCAACAACTTTTCGCTGCGGCTACCGACGTTTCGGAGAACACCGATGAGATCCGTGATGCCCCCGACGATGCGGTGGCGGAGCAGATGATCGCGCGCGTCCTGGGTGCCCGCCGGGATGTCGATGCGCCCTTGTTCGCGCTGCTGCGCTCCAGCTCGGAACCGACGGTCGTCGCCAGGCTGAATTCGCAACTGGACGCCGGCATCACCCGCAACCTCGCCAGGCGGATAACGGCGGACCACGCCAGAATCCGAGCCGACATGATCACCGCACTGCTGTTAGGTATCGGCGTGCAGCGTGTGCTGCTGCGGAAGAAGCCGATGGCCAGTGCGCGCGACGACGACATCCGAGCGGTGTTCCTCGAGGCATTCGAGGCGATCACGAAGTTGGGTCAATCTTCGTCGGGGCGCTCCAAATAG
- the dmpG gene encoding 4-hydroxy-2-oxovalerate aldolase: MTTDIFFNPVWDVRMTDTSLRDGSHHKRHQFTKDEVHAIVTALDAAGVPVIEVTHGDGLGGSSFNYGFSKTPEQELIKLAAETVKEAKIAFLMLPGVGTKEDIKEAQDNGGSICRIATHCTEADVSIQHFGLARELGLETVGFLMMAHTIPPEKLAAQARIMADAGCQCVYVVDSAGALVLDGVADRVSALVAELGEDAQVGFHGHENLGLGVANSVEAVRAGAKQIDGSVRRFGAGAGNAPVEALIGVFDKIGVKTGIDFFDIADAAEDVVRPAMPAECLLDRNALIMGYSGVYSSFLKHAVRQGERYGVPAHELLHRAGQRKLIGGQEDQLIDIALEIKRERENATAHA, translated from the coding sequence ATGACCACCGACATTTTCTTCAACCCGGTTTGGGACGTGCGGATGACCGACACGTCGCTGCGCGACGGGTCGCACCACAAGCGGCACCAGTTCACCAAGGACGAGGTGCACGCGATCGTCACCGCGCTCGACGCCGCCGGCGTGCCGGTGATCGAGGTGACGCACGGCGACGGCCTGGGCGGCTCAAGCTTCAACTACGGCTTCTCCAAGACCCCCGAGCAGGAGCTGATCAAGCTCGCGGCCGAGACGGTCAAAGAGGCCAAGATCGCGTTCCTCATGCTGCCGGGCGTGGGCACCAAGGAGGACATCAAGGAAGCCCAGGACAACGGCGGGTCGATCTGCCGCATCGCCACCCACTGCACCGAGGCCGACGTGTCGATCCAGCACTTCGGCCTGGCCCGCGAGCTGGGCCTGGAGACCGTCGGGTTCTTGATGATGGCCCACACCATCCCGCCGGAGAAGCTGGCCGCGCAGGCCCGCATCATGGCCGACGCCGGCTGCCAGTGCGTCTACGTCGTCGACTCCGCCGGCGCGCTGGTGCTCGACGGGGTGGCCGACCGGGTGTCGGCCCTGGTCGCCGAGCTCGGCGAAGACGCCCAGGTCGGCTTCCACGGGCATGAGAACCTCGGGCTGGGGGTGGCCAACTCGGTGGAGGCGGTGCGCGCGGGCGCCAAGCAGATCGACGGCAGCGTCCGGCGCTTCGGTGCCGGTGCGGGCAACGCGCCGGTGGAGGCCCTGATCGGGGTGTTCGACAAGATCGGCGTCAAGACCGGCATCGACTTCTTCGACATCGCCGACGCCGCCGAGGACGTGGTGCGCCCGGCCATGCCGGCCGAATGCCTGCTGGACCGCAACGCGCTCATCATGGGCTACTCCGGGGTGTACTCCAGCTTCCTCAAGCACGCCGTCCGCCAGGGCGAGCGGTACGGCGTCCCGGCCCACGAGCTGCTGCACCGCGCCGGCCAGCGCAAACTGATCGGCGGCCAGGAGGATCAGCTGATCGACATCGCGCTGGAGATCAAGCGGGAGCGGGAAAACGCCACAGCCCACGCATAG
- a CDS encoding MaoC/PaaZ C-terminal domain-containing protein: MPIDVDVALAAELDPIDFSWTSSDIQLYHLGLGAGADPMDPRELRYLIDKTPQVLPTFGNVAASFHMTEPPTVRFPGIDIELGKVLHASERVEVPAPLPPSGSARAVTRFTDIWDKGKAAVIWSETTVSAPDGTLLWTQKRSIFARGEGGFGGERGPSSSDAAPERKPDLELAMPLLPQQALLYRLCGDRNPLHSDPEFAAAAGFPQPILHGLCTYGMTCKAITDALLDGDASAVAAYGARFSGVAYPGETLQVNVWKEDGRFVGGVVAPARDSAVVLSGVELVPA; the protein is encoded by the coding sequence ATGCCGATCGATGTAGACGTTGCTCTGGCCGCGGAGCTGGACCCGATCGATTTCTCGTGGACCAGCAGCGACATCCAGCTCTACCACCTGGGGTTGGGCGCGGGCGCGGATCCGATGGACCCCCGCGAGCTGCGCTACCTGATCGACAAGACCCCTCAGGTGCTGCCGACCTTCGGCAACGTGGCCGCGTCGTTCCACATGACCGAACCGCCGACCGTGCGGTTTCCCGGCATCGACATCGAGCTGGGCAAGGTGTTGCACGCTTCCGAGCGGGTGGAAGTGCCTGCGCCGCTGCCGCCTTCGGGGTCGGCTCGAGCCGTGACCCGGTTCACCGACATTTGGGACAAGGGCAAGGCCGCGGTGATCTGGAGCGAGACGACAGTTTCCGCGCCCGACGGCACGCTGCTGTGGACGCAGAAGCGGTCGATCTTCGCCCGCGGCGAGGGCGGTTTCGGCGGGGAGCGTGGGCCGTCATCCTCGGATGCCGCGCCCGAACGGAAGCCCGATCTTGAGCTGGCGATGCCGCTGCTGCCGCAGCAGGCGCTGCTGTACCGGCTGTGCGGTGACCGCAACCCGCTGCACTCCGATCCCGAATTCGCCGCTGCCGCAGGCTTTCCCCAGCCCATTCTGCACGGGCTGTGCACCTACGGCATGACCTGCAAGGCCATCACCGACGCGCTGCTCGACGGCGATGCATCGGCGGTGGCCGCCTACGGCGCGCGGTTTTCCGGCGTTGCGTATCCCGGCGAGACGTTGCAAGTCAACGTGTGGAAAGAGGACGGGCGTTTCGTGGGTGGCGTGGTCGCGCCGGCGCGCGACAGCGCCGTCGTGCTGAGCGGGGTGGAGCTGGTGCCGGCGTAG
- a CDS encoding SDR family oxidoreductase: protein MTKLLDGKVVVISGVGPGLGTTLAHRCTREGADLVLAARTPQRLDDVAKQIADIGGRATTVRTDITEDDQVSNLVDATLEAYGKVDVLINNAFRVPSMKPLAQTSFQHIRDAIELSALGALRLIQAFTPALEEANGSIVNVNSMVLRHSQAKYGAYKMAKSALLSMSQSLATELGEKGIRVNSVAPGYIWGETLKGYFEHQAGKYGTSADQIYAATAANSDLKRLPTEDEVASAILFMASDLSSGITGQCLDVNCGEYHT from the coding sequence ATGACGAAACTGCTGGACGGCAAGGTTGTGGTGATCAGCGGCGTCGGTCCCGGTCTGGGCACCACGCTGGCGCACCGCTGCACGCGGGAGGGCGCCGATCTGGTGCTGGCGGCCCGTACCCCGCAACGCCTGGACGACGTCGCCAAGCAGATCGCCGACATCGGCGGGCGCGCGACGACGGTGCGCACCGATATCACCGAGGACGACCAGGTGAGCAATCTGGTCGATGCCACGCTGGAGGCCTACGGCAAGGTCGACGTGCTGATCAACAACGCGTTCCGGGTGCCATCGATGAAGCCGTTGGCGCAAACCAGCTTTCAGCACATTCGGGATGCGATCGAACTCAGCGCGCTCGGCGCGCTGCGGCTGATCCAGGCCTTCACCCCGGCGTTGGAAGAGGCGAACGGATCGATCGTCAACGTGAATTCCATGGTGCTGCGCCATTCGCAGGCGAAGTACGGAGCCTACAAGATGGCCAAGTCGGCGCTGCTGTCCATGTCGCAGTCGCTGGCCACCGAGCTCGGCGAAAAGGGTATCCGCGTCAATTCCGTTGCACCCGGCTACATCTGGGGTGAGACGCTCAAGGGCTACTTCGAGCATCAGGCCGGCAAGTACGGCACCTCGGCGGACCAGATCTACGCGGCCACCGCGGCCAACTCCGACCTCAAGCGGCTGCCCACCGAGGACGAGGTGGCCTCGGCGATCCTGTTCATGGCCAGTGACCTGTCCAGCGGCATCACCGGGCAGTGCCTGGATGTCAACTGCGGGGAGTACCACACGTAA
- a CDS encoding 2-keto-4-pentenoate hydratase: protein MLSIATRDELAADLAQAERSREPITPLTSGHPDIDVVDAYEIQLINIRQRVAEGARVVGHKVGLSSKAMQQMMGVDEPDYGHLLDEMQVFEDTPVKAARYLYPRVEVEVGFILAADLPGADCTEDDVLAATEALVPSIELIDTRITDWKIALCDTIADNASSAGFVLGKARVSPADIDVKAIDAVLTRNGEVIAEGRSDAVLGNPVTAVAWLARKVESFGVRLKKGDVVLPGSCTRAIDARPGDDFVAEFTGLGSVHLSFE, encoded by the coding sequence ATGCTTAGTATCGCCACCCGCGACGAGCTGGCCGCCGACCTGGCGCAGGCCGAGCGGAGCCGTGAGCCGATCACCCCGCTGACGTCCGGCCATCCCGATATCGACGTCGTCGACGCCTACGAGATCCAGCTGATCAACATCCGGCAGCGGGTGGCCGAGGGCGCCCGAGTCGTGGGGCACAAGGTGGGCCTGTCGAGCAAGGCCATGCAGCAGATGATGGGCGTCGACGAGCCCGACTACGGCCACCTCCTCGACGAAATGCAGGTCTTCGAGGACACCCCGGTCAAGGCCGCCCGCTACCTGTACCCCCGGGTCGAGGTGGAGGTCGGCTTCATCCTCGCCGCCGACCTGCCGGGCGCCGATTGCACCGAGGACGACGTGCTGGCCGCCACCGAGGCGCTCGTGCCGTCGATCGAGTTGATCGACACCCGGATCACCGACTGGAAGATCGCGCTGTGCGACACCATCGCCGACAACGCCTCGTCGGCGGGGTTCGTGCTGGGCAAGGCGCGGGTGTCACCCGCCGATATCGACGTCAAGGCGATCGACGCGGTGCTGACCCGCAACGGTGAGGTGATCGCCGAGGGCCGCAGCGACGCCGTGCTGGGCAATCCGGTGACCGCCGTCGCGTGGTTGGCCCGCAAGGTGGAAAGCTTTGGCGTGCGGCTGAAAAAGGGTGACGTCGTGTTGCCCGGATCGTGCACGCGAGCGATCGACGCCCGCCCCGGAGACGATTTCGTCGCCGAATTCACGGGCCTGGGTTCTGTTCATTTGTCGTTTGAATAA
- a CDS encoding bifunctional MaoC family dehydratase N-terminal/OB-fold nucleic acid binding domain-containing protein: MTDIRKAIDEITATVVAAPRDARDPVNLPTIKNWVEALGDSNPIYVDDAAARAAGHPGIVAPPAMIQVWTMFGLGGERPTDDPMGPMMELFDGAGYVGVVATNCEQTYHRYLRPGEQVTVHSEMRDVVGPKQTALGEGWFINQHITWRVGDEDVAEMAWRILKFKPREASGAASVPEDLDPDAMMRPAVSRDTAFFWEGVKAHELRIQRRPDGSLQHPPVPAVWQDKEQPIDYVVAAGTGTVYSFVVHHAPKVPGRTLPFVIALVELEEGVRMLGELRGVDPAEVKIGMPVRTTYIDFPAGESGPAWTLYAWEPQA; the protein is encoded by the coding sequence ATGACGGACATCCGCAAGGCGATCGACGAGATCACCGCCACCGTCGTCGCCGCACCGCGCGACGCGCGCGATCCGGTGAACCTGCCGACAATCAAGAATTGGGTGGAAGCCCTCGGCGACAGCAACCCGATTTACGTCGACGACGCCGCGGCGCGGGCCGCCGGTCACCCCGGAATCGTGGCACCACCGGCCATGATTCAGGTGTGGACGATGTTCGGCCTCGGCGGGGAGCGTCCGACCGACGATCCCATGGGGCCGATGATGGAGCTGTTCGACGGCGCCGGGTATGTCGGAGTGGTCGCCACCAACTGCGAGCAGACCTACCATCGGTATCTGCGGCCCGGTGAGCAGGTGACCGTCCACTCCGAGATGCGCGACGTCGTCGGCCCCAAGCAGACCGCGCTCGGTGAGGGCTGGTTCATCAACCAACACATCACCTGGCGCGTCGGCGACGAGGACGTCGCCGAGATGGCCTGGCGCATACTGAAGTTCAAGCCCCGCGAGGCTTCTGGCGCCGCTTCCGTGCCGGAAGACCTGGATCCCGACGCCATGATGCGTCCGGCGGTGTCACGCGACACCGCATTCTTCTGGGAGGGCGTCAAGGCGCACGAGCTGCGCATCCAGCGGCGGCCCGACGGCAGCCTGCAGCACCCGCCGGTGCCGGCGGTATGGCAAGACAAAGAGCAACCGATCGACTACGTGGTGGCCGCTGGCACGGGCACCGTGTACAGCTTTGTGGTGCACCACGCGCCCAAGGTGCCCGGCCGCACGCTGCCGTTCGTCATCGCATTGGTGGAACTCGAGGAAGGCGTCCGCATGCTGGGCGAGCTGCGCGGGGTAGACCCCGCCGAGGTCAAGATCGGGATGCCCGTCCGCACAACCTATATCGACTTTCCCGCCGGCGAGTCCGGACCGGCATGGACCCTGTACGCATGGGAGCCCCAAGCATGA